Proteins from a genomic interval of Fervidobacterium gondwanense DSM 13020:
- the rplK gene encoding 50S ribosomal protein L11: protein MAKKVVAQVRLVLEAGKATPAPPVGPALGQRGVNLMEFCKKFNAVTADKAGLLIPVIVTVYDDRSFTFITKTPPASFLLKRAAKINSGSSEPKRKVAGKVTKQQIKEIAELKMVDLNANDLEAAMKIIEGTARSMGLEVVD from the coding sequence ATGGCAAAGAAGGTAGTAGCACAAGTACGACTCGTACTTGAAGCCGGAAAAGCAACACCAGCTCCTCCAGTAGGTCCTGCATTGGGTCAAAGAGGAGTTAACTTGATGGAATTCTGTAAGAAGTTCAACGCAGTTACAGCAGATAAGGCAGGTTTGCTTATCCCTGTAATCGTTACTGTCTACGATGACAGGTCATTCACGTTCATAACAAAGACTCCTCCTGCCAGCTTCCTCTTGAAGAGAGCAGCAAAGATCAACTCTGGTTCTTCCGAGCCAAAGAGGAAAGTAGCTGGAAAAGTGACGAAGCAACAGATTAAGGAAATAGCTGAACTCAAGATGGTAGACTTGAACGCCAACGACCTTGAGGCTGCGATGAAGATTATCGAAGGAACAGCTCGCAGCATGGGTCTGGAAGTCGTAGACTGA
- the nusG gene encoding transcription termination/antitermination protein NusG: protein MKKEWYIIHTITGYENRVKENLDAKIKAQGYESIIPNVVVLEEIVIDTSSKSLERHIISHEAKLHVSNGKDVEKGALLAEEPAIKVRRDGTIAEVINARRIVIETTDKKFSKTYVIPESAKPVSGLRVGANVFQGTFLASSDEYICDIDGKVVINEKVKKVVVRTILGDEDAYVIHGDVFNSAACKKGVQVKAGQTLAEGRKIFSKSTGRVAIVDYPTRREIIVQKTKKRKLYPGYLFVEMIMNDHTWEFVRGTPFVMGFVSAGGRPLPLKPQEVHYIKRLAGLEEVHQAEAAKVTKVELEVQQGDSVKIVTGPFEGFVGVVKEVDEEKQELKVMITIFGRETPVSVHVSEVEKI from the coding sequence ATGAAAAAGGAATGGTACATAATTCATACCATTACCGGGTATGAAAATAGGGTTAAAGAGAACCTTGATGCTAAAATTAAAGCTCAAGGTTATGAGTCTATTATCCCGAATGTAGTCGTGTTGGAAGAAATAGTTATCGACACGTCGAGCAAGTCTCTGGAGAGGCATATCATTTCTCACGAAGCAAAACTTCACGTGAGCAATGGTAAGGACGTTGAAAAAGGAGCTCTTCTTGCCGAAGAACCAGCGATAAAGGTTAGGAGAGATGGCACGATCGCCGAAGTGATAAACGCAAGAAGGATTGTTATTGAAACAACTGATAAGAAATTTTCAAAGACTTACGTTATTCCAGAATCTGCAAAGCCAGTTTCGGGATTAAGAGTAGGAGCCAACGTTTTTCAGGGAACGTTCTTAGCATCGAGCGATGAATATATTTGTGATATAGATGGTAAGGTTGTTATAAATGAAAAGGTTAAGAAGGTCGTTGTCAGAACAATACTTGGTGACGAAGATGCGTATGTAATACACGGTGATGTATTTAATTCCGCAGCATGCAAGAAAGGCGTGCAGGTGAAAGCGGGGCAAACGTTAGCTGAGGGCAGAAAGATATTTTCTAAGAGTACTGGAAGAGTTGCTATAGTCGATTACCCGACAAGAAGAGAAATTATCGTCCAGAAGACAAAGAAGAGGAAACTCTATCCAGGATACTTGTTTGTAGAGATGATAATGAATGATCATACATGGGAATTCGTCAGAGGAACACCGTTTGTAATGGGATTTGTTTCCGCTGGTGGTAGACCGTTGCCATTGAAACCGCAGGAAGTCCATTACATAAAGAGATTGGCTGGACTTGAAGAAGTACATCAAGCTGAAGCTGCAAAAGTAACGAAGGTGGAATTGGAAGTACAACAAGGCGATTCTGTGAAGATTGTCACCGGTCCATTCGAGGGCTTTGTCGGAGTTGTTAAAGAAGTTGACGAAGAAAAGCAGGAACTGAAGGTAATGATAACGATCTTTGGTAGGGAAACACCAGTATCGGTACATGTAAGTGAAGTGGAGAAAATATAA
- the secE gene encoding preprotein translocase subunit SecE has product MEKLKKFFGEVKAEAKKTTWPNREELLTSTGVVLFILGVSALYLFLVDLLFSGTLGALLQRF; this is encoded by the coding sequence ATGGAAAAGTTGAAGAAGTTCTTTGGAGAAGTTAAAGCTGAAGCGAAGAAGACAACTTGGCCCAACAGAGAAGAACTCCTGACATCTACAGGAGTAGTTTTGTTTATTTTAGGAGTCTCCGCACTTTATCTATTCTTAGTTGACCTTCTCTTCTCTGGTACGCTTGGTGCTCTGCTTCAAAGATTCTGA
- the rpmG gene encoding 50S ribosomal protein L33, with product MRVQIGLKCEECGTRNYYTTKEKSKKDKLRLKKYCPKCNKHTFHNETKV from the coding sequence ATGAGAGTTCAAATAGGTCTCAAGTGTGAAGAATGCGGGACAAGAAATTACTACACAACAAAAGAAAAGAGCAAGAAGGATAAACTCAGACTTAAGAAATACTGCCCGAAGTGCAACAAACACACATTCCATAACGAAACGAAGGTTTAA
- a CDS encoding OsmC family protein translates to MATARMDYYSGMLFYSKTLSGHDLVIDADPSVGGHDAGPRPKELMLYSLMGCTGMDVVSLLRKMRVIDQMESFRMEIDYEQTQDHPKVYTKLHLKYIFKFNGEPPKEQVEKAINLSQEKYCGVSAMMKKAVPEFTWEIVYE, encoded by the coding sequence ATGGCAACAGCGAGAATGGATTATTATTCGGGGATGCTCTTTTATTCAAAAACTCTTTCAGGACATGATCTTGTGATCGATGCGGATCCTTCCGTCGGCGGTCATGATGCAGGACCAAGACCGAAAGAACTCATGCTGTATTCATTAATGGGTTGTACAGGAATGGATGTTGTGTCATTGCTTAGAAAAATGAGAGTTATAGACCAAATGGAGAGCTTCAGAATGGAGATAGACTACGAACAGACGCAGGACCATCCCAAGGTTTATACAAAGCTCCACTTGAAGTACATATTCAAATTCAACGGTGAACCACCAAAAGAACAAGTTGAGAAAGCTATCAATCTTTCACAAGAGAAATACTGCGGAGTATCAGCGATGATGAAGAAGGCAGTTCCCGAATTCACTTGGGAGATTGTTTACGAGTAA
- a CDS encoding cytochrome c biogenesis CcdA family protein, translating to MISLTPTDVSVWLALAHGFLSFFSPCVLPLIPGFIGIVLGGQKRAQRLLGFFLGFSVIFSLLGGLSSFIGGFLAKYSGILEKIIGIGIIIFGILYVAEMQLFKGMKANVWKFKNAGFVGGLILGGAIGFVWIPCSSPILASILLIASQQNVIKGIWLLFIYSLGISIPFLTIGAGISKALTMGFGKSAWEKWVKYIGGAFMIILGVLIILGKMKV from the coding sequence ATGATTTCACTCACACCTACGGACGTAAGTGTCTGGTTGGCTTTAGCACATGGTTTTCTTTCGTTCTTCAGCCCGTGTGTTTTACCGCTAATTCCCGGATTCATTGGAATAGTTCTCGGTGGACAAAAGAGGGCGCAGAGACTATTAGGATTTTTCTTGGGTTTTTCAGTGATATTCAGCCTTCTTGGCGGGTTGTCTTCGTTTATAGGCGGGTTCTTGGCTAAGTACTCTGGTATTTTGGAAAAAATAATAGGTATAGGTATAATAATATTTGGAATATTGTACGTAGCTGAGATGCAGCTTTTCAAGGGTATGAAAGCGAACGTTTGGAAATTCAAGAATGCTGGATTCGTAGGTGGACTAATTCTTGGTGGAGCAATTGGATTTGTGTGGATACCGTGTAGCAGCCCAATACTTGCTTCGATATTGCTTATCGCATCGCAACAGAATGTTATAAAAGGTATATGGCTGTTGTTCATATACTCTCTTGGAATTTCTATTCCGTTCCTCACGATTGGTGCTGGAATTTCAAAAGCGCTGACGATGGGATTTGGCAAATCTGCGTGGGAAAAGTGGGTCAAATACATCGGCGGAGCTTTTATGATAATACTCGGTGTGTTGATAATACTTGGCAAAATGAAAGTCTGA
- a CDS encoding thioredoxin family protein, which produces MVKTIKLLLIVLSIFTTLSFGYEHTFTDLGIAHRLSMIEKKLLLINFSSPSCYYCKLFEKEVLPNKDVQEILRGNYIFVKIEPGSYKTTFLGKTYTNDQLFGGFAVRGTPTFVFLKDQGQVTQVPGFMPAPDFLKALRFIVKVVDENYKGSFEEYSKKNDDYKGKPTIVNVKKEDADYVLKYDKNAQSVDAVPSKVDINTLYVTTNSDVAKKLNGMGVIRVLLVSSK; this is translated from the coding sequence ATGGTAAAGACTATCAAATTACTCTTAATAGTTCTATCTATCTTTACTACTCTTTCTTTCGGCTACGAACACACATTCACAGATTTGGGCATAGCTCACAGGCTTTCAATGATAGAGAAGAAGCTTCTTTTAATTAATTTTTCCTCTCCATCGTGCTACTACTGTAAGCTTTTTGAGAAAGAAGTACTTCCAAACAAAGATGTTCAAGAGATTCTACGAGGGAACTACATATTTGTCAAAATCGAACCGGGTTCTTACAAAACTACCTTTTTGGGGAAAACTTACACGAACGACCAGCTCTTCGGAGGATTTGCCGTTAGAGGCACACCGACATTTGTGTTTCTGAAAGACCAAGGACAGGTGACACAAGTTCCTGGTTTCATGCCAGCACCGGATTTCTTGAAAGCTTTGCGGTTCATTGTGAAGGTTGTTGATGAGAACTACAAAGGTAGTTTTGAAGAGTATTCGAAGAAAAATGATGATTACAAAGGCAAACCTACGATAGTAAACGTCAAGAAAGAAGATGCAGACTATGTTTTGAAATACGACAAAAATGCACAAAGCGTTGACGCAGTGCCGAGCAAAGTTGATATAAACACGTTGTACGTAACTACGAACTCAGATGTTGCGAAAAAGCTTAACGGTATGGGCGTTATAAGGGTACTTCTTGTTTCCTCAAAATAA
- a CDS encoding glutaredoxin family protein, with amino-acid sequence MPTYRVKIYTTPTCPWCRRAKDYFKQLGIPYTEVDVSKDRRGAEEMVRKSGQMGVPVIEIGNQIIVGFDKARIDRILGIS; translated from the coding sequence ATGCCAACATACAGGGTAAAGATTTACACAACGCCCACGTGTCCGTGGTGCAGAAGGGCGAAAGATTATTTCAAACAACTTGGAATCCCATACACTGAAGTAGACGTTTCCAAAGACAGAAGAGGCGCAGAGGAAATGGTTAGAAAATCCGGACAGATGGGCGTTCCCGTCATCGAAATAGGAAACCAGATAATCGTTGGATTTGACAAGGCAAGAATCGACAGAATTCTTGGAATTAGCTAA
- the trxB gene encoding thioredoxin-disulfide reductase — protein sequence MSGFEFDLGSLGGSLKEYYDIVIIGGGPAGLTAAIYARRAGLTALVVEKAIEGGAVTQTHVVENWPGEISIEGQALGQKFADHAKHFGAEFHYAFAQKVYIDGEYKVVELDDGNKVKAKVVIIATGTQPRKLGVPGESEFRGRGVTYCAACDGYLFKDKDVVVVGGGDSACDESHFLSKIVNSITMVQNLPKLTAAKVLQDRVLSNPKIKVITNHIVKEIRGSNKVEEVVIVNNETKEESVIKADGVFIYVGLVPQTEAFKGLVDMNDYGYIITDENMETNVPGIYAVGDIRIKGLRQIVTAAADGAIAVEHAAKKYF from the coding sequence ATGAGCGGATTTGAATTCGACTTGGGAAGCCTTGGAGGTTCTTTGAAGGAATACTACGATATAGTAATCATCGGTGGAGGACCAGCTGGTTTGACAGCCGCAATATATGCACGCAGAGCAGGACTGACTGCTCTGGTAGTTGAAAAAGCTATTGAAGGTGGAGCAGTAACACAGACACACGTTGTTGAAAACTGGCCCGGCGAGATAAGCATCGAAGGTCAAGCTCTTGGACAGAAATTTGCAGACCATGCAAAGCACTTCGGAGCAGAGTTCCACTATGCATTTGCGCAAAAAGTGTATATTGATGGAGAATACAAAGTTGTTGAATTAGACGATGGAAACAAGGTTAAGGCAAAGGTTGTAATAATCGCAACAGGTACACAGCCAAGGAAGCTTGGCGTCCCTGGAGAATCTGAATTCAGAGGCAGAGGCGTTACTTACTGTGCAGCTTGCGATGGATATTTATTCAAAGATAAGGATGTTGTCGTTGTTGGCGGTGGAGACAGTGCGTGTGATGAATCACACTTCCTTTCTAAGATTGTTAACAGCATAACGATGGTCCAGAATCTGCCAAAATTGACTGCTGCAAAGGTCCTACAGGACAGAGTTCTGAGCAATCCAAAGATTAAGGTAATAACAAACCACATCGTTAAAGAAATCAGAGGCTCAAACAAGGTTGAAGAAGTAGTCATTGTAAACAACGAGACAAAAGAGGAAAGCGTTATAAAAGCTGATGGTGTGTTCATCTACGTTGGTCTTGTTCCACAAACAGAAGCGTTCAAAGGTTTAGTAGATATGAACGACTACGGATACATTATTACTGATGAAAATATGGAAACGAACGTTCCTGGAATATACGCAGTTGGAGATATAAGGATTAAAGGATTAAGACAGATAGTTACCGCAGCTGCTGATGGGGCTATAGCTGTTGAGCATGCAGCAAAGAAATACTTCTAA
- the pdo gene encoding protein disulfide oxidoreductase — protein sequence MGLLAEKDKKYLVELFGKELKNNVKLIFFHEENCEYCDLESQLLDEVAELSDKIVVEKYHKNSEKGKEYNVEYAPALILTLDDGKDRGVRFYGIPSGHEFGTLIQDIITFGNGAKPQLSPETVAKLQSLDKPVKISVFVTPTCPYCPRAALTAHNMALASDMVTAEVVEANEFFDMSEQFGVSSVPHIAVNRNPDKFFIGAYPEPQFLQQVLDLAE from the coding sequence ATGGGTTTATTAGCAGAAAAGGATAAGAAGTATTTGGTTGAATTGTTTGGGAAGGAATTGAAGAACAACGTGAAGCTTATATTCTTCCACGAGGAGAATTGTGAGTACTGTGATCTTGAAAGCCAGTTGTTAGACGAAGTTGCAGAACTTTCGGATAAGATCGTAGTTGAAAAGTACCACAAGAATAGCGAAAAGGGTAAAGAATACAACGTTGAATATGCGCCAGCATTGATACTCACCCTTGATGATGGAAAGGACAGAGGCGTTCGATTCTACGGGATTCCTTCTGGTCACGAATTTGGAACGTTAATTCAAGATATCATCACATTTGGAAATGGTGCAAAACCACAGCTTTCTCCAGAGACGGTTGCAAAGCTTCAGTCACTCGACAAGCCAGTTAAGATAAGTGTATTTGTAACGCCAACATGTCCATACTGTCCAAGGGCAGCACTCACTGCTCACAACATGGCACTCGCAAGTGACATGGTAACAGCTGAAGTTGTTGAAGCGAATGAATTCTTTGACATGAGCGAACAGTTTGGAGTTTCATCTGTACCTCACATAGCAGTCAACAGGAATCCGGACAAGTTCTTCATAGGTGCATATCCGGAACCACAGTTCTTACAGCAAGTACTTGACCTTGCAGAGTAA
- a CDS encoding alpha/beta hydrolase — protein MEFGFVDTKTVRKSLPVFLHGGDKGVLLIHGFTGSPHDYEYMAYEINRAGFTVSVPRLPGHGTCGADFLTTTRHDWLRRAHDAYYDLKALCSEVYIVGLSMGGVIALILASHLRPKKLVTLAAATHTSDSRIKLTPLLALFKEKMIRENNDVYSDPDLEYLKREYWSFNWPKQAAELYKLMKLSRKTVKEITSDTLVVAARNDNTVPLSAAEFIYNNIRSERRKLLIFEKSGHVLSNDVEKEDVTRAVIEWLNG, from the coding sequence ATGGAATTTGGCTTTGTCGATACGAAAACTGTAAGAAAGTCGCTTCCAGTGTTTTTACACGGAGGTGATAAGGGGGTACTTCTAATCCACGGCTTTACAGGTTCACCGCATGATTATGAATACATGGCATATGAAATCAATAGGGCCGGCTTCACGGTATCTGTTCCAAGATTGCCAGGACACGGCACGTGTGGTGCTGATTTTCTAACCACCACGAGACATGACTGGCTGAGAAGAGCACACGATGCGTATTATGATCTCAAAGCACTATGTAGCGAAGTGTACATCGTTGGCTTATCAATGGGTGGTGTAATAGCACTGATCTTAGCTTCTCATCTGAGACCGAAGAAACTTGTCACCTTGGCAGCAGCAACACATACAAGCGATAGCAGAATAAAATTGACACCTTTGTTGGCTTTATTTAAAGAAAAGATGATACGAGAGAACAACGATGTATATAGTGATCCAGACCTCGAATATCTTAAAAGAGAGTACTGGTCATTCAACTGGCCCAAACAAGCAGCCGAGTTGTACAAATTGATGAAACTTTCCAGGAAAACTGTCAAAGAAATAACGAGTGACACGTTGGTTGTAGCTGCAAGAAACGATAATACCGTTCCTCTATCAGCTGCTGAATTCATTTACAACAACATAAGGTCAGAAAGAAGGAAATTGTTGATTTTCGAAAAATCTGGACACGTGCTGAGCAACGATGTGGAGAAGGAAGATGTAACAAGAGCTGTGATTGAATGGTTGAACGGATAG
- a CDS encoding metal ABC transporter permease, producing the protein MSFLTDLASFEFLRYSLTASFLVAFLTGLVSPVIVYKRMEFIGDGLAHAIFAGVAFAVLMEFNIFLGSVLATLVFAYLVYVISKKEVIAESTAIGMLLPVFMAIGVIVFSKSPRYTTDVTAYLFGNLLLISKSDVLLIAIILAIVTPVILLNKYEIAYWIADEKMAEFYGIKTKILKLIVLFSISMVVVSSLKLAGVIVMGAFLVLPGVFAKQFANSFGDAIRKSEIFSIVFSFAGYISAYYFDTPPGPTIVLSLFAGFILSLPFNKYRA; encoded by the coding sequence ATGTCCTTTCTTACTGACTTAGCAAGTTTCGAATTCCTTAGGTATTCTCTGACAGCCTCTTTTCTTGTAGCTTTTCTCACGGGACTTGTCTCGCCTGTTATAGTCTACAAGCGCATGGAATTCATTGGTGATGGATTAGCCCATGCAATCTTTGCTGGCGTTGCATTCGCTGTTTTGATGGAATTCAACATATTCTTAGGTTCAGTCCTCGCTACTTTAGTTTTTGCATACCTTGTGTATGTGATAAGTAAGAAGGAAGTTATTGCGGAAAGCACAGCGATTGGTATGTTGCTTCCGGTGTTTATGGCGATTGGTGTTATAGTCTTTTCCAAGTCTCCACGATACACCACTGATGTTACTGCTTATTTGTTTGGCAATCTATTGCTCATCTCAAAAAGCGATGTCTTGTTGATAGCGATAATTCTGGCGATTGTTACGCCAGTTATACTGCTTAATAAATATGAAATAGCCTACTGGATTGCCGATGAGAAAATGGCGGAGTTTTATGGCATCAAGACCAAAATCCTCAAGTTAATAGTGCTTTTCTCAATATCGATGGTTGTTGTCTCTTCGCTAAAGTTAGCGGGTGTCATAGTCATGGGAGCGTTTTTGGTTTTGCCAGGAGTATTTGCAAAGCAGTTTGCCAACTCTTTTGGAGATGCTATAAGAAAATCTGAGATTTTTAGCATAGTGTTTTCGTTTGCTGGTTACATATCAGCATACTATTTTGATACGCCACCTGGTCCAACGATTGTACTCTCGCTTTTTGCTGGCTTCATTTTAAGTTTGCCCTTTAACAAATACAGGGCTTAA
- a CDS encoding metal ABC transporter ATP-binding protein — protein MENKQIVIRVKNLSVKFGEVDILKNVSFELNRGEFAGIIGPNGAGKSTLVKAILGFIPFDGEVVVNGKVGYVPQLSQFNRELPMSVYDFVRIAIRRDKKCEGKVEEVLKRVGLEGYSKKLVGKLSGGEYQRAMLARALLSEPDILILDEPESGVDELGKARFYELLNELREEKGITILMVSHDIGMVFEKCSTVMCLNKTLHCHGPTNNISPEDVKKMFGEFDIWLRADKHYEVEHIHHVGEDESSSKGKGQ, from the coding sequence ATGGAAAATAAGCAGATAGTGATAAGAGTCAAGAATCTTTCAGTAAAATTTGGAGAAGTGGATATCCTGAAAAATGTTTCTTTTGAATTGAATCGCGGTGAATTTGCCGGCATAATCGGTCCAAACGGTGCTGGAAAGTCTACGCTTGTAAAAGCAATCCTTGGGTTTATACCTTTTGATGGTGAAGTGGTAGTTAATGGCAAAGTTGGTTATGTGCCACAGCTTTCGCAGTTCAACAGGGAACTTCCGATGAGTGTGTACGATTTCGTAAGAATCGCTATTCGAAGAGATAAGAAATGCGAAGGCAAAGTAGAAGAAGTTCTTAAGAGGGTTGGGCTTGAAGGGTATTCTAAAAAGCTTGTAGGTAAGCTTTCTGGTGGGGAATACCAGAGGGCAATGTTGGCTCGTGCATTGCTCTCGGAACCGGATATCCTTATATTAGATGAACCTGAATCTGGTGTTGATGAACTTGGTAAAGCAAGATTCTACGAGCTTTTGAACGAACTTAGGGAAGAAAAGGGAATCACTATTCTTATGGTCAGCCACGATATTGGTATGGTATTCGAAAAGTGTTCAACGGTTATGTGCTTGAACAAAACACTACACTGCCATGGACCAACAAATAATATTAGCCCCGAAGATGTGAAGAAAATGTTCGGAGAATTCGACATTTGGCTCAGGGCAGACAAGCATTATGAGGTCGAACACATTCATCACGTCGGAGAAGACGAATCTTCTTCCAAAGGAAAGGGGCAGTGA
- a CDS encoding metal ABC transporter substrate-binding protein, whose amino-acid sequence MDFKKLLICAVTVVMFFGSAFALNIVATINPYYLIVKDMVKDVSGVSVSLLIKPGSDPHTFSPSVSDVKLLAKADIIFANGLGLDNAYLKNYKSVVYLGEYIPKDKLSKDEVHVEDEHGEEYEEGYNPHVWLSPEFLAKYIVPKIRDELSKKDARNAERYKIHTKEIITSLTNISSKFDKLLSGRKNAVVILDHPSYFYLFKRYNIDILSVEEGHGKQPSAKHIKEIVEEAKKNKLIGIFVGPQFNKSGIETISKELKRNYKILDPIGAKAKSITELFESAYVSIKEALDGK is encoded by the coding sequence ATGGATTTCAAAAAGCTCTTGATATGTGCTGTTACAGTAGTTATGTTTTTTGGTTCAGCATTCGCATTGAACATAGTCGCTACTATAAATCCATATTATTTGATAGTTAAAGATATGGTTAAGGATGTTAGCGGGGTTAGTGTAAGTCTTTTAATAAAGCCAGGCTCAGATCCGCACACTTTCAGTCCGTCTGTTAGTGATGTCAAACTTTTAGCGAAAGCAGATATAATATTTGCCAATGGCTTGGGACTGGACAATGCTTATCTGAAGAATTACAAAAGTGTTGTTTATCTTGGAGAGTACATACCAAAGGATAAGCTTTCAAAAGACGAAGTGCATGTTGAAGATGAACATGGAGAGGAATATGAAGAAGGTTACAACCCACATGTATGGCTGTCGCCCGAGTTTCTGGCAAAGTACATTGTGCCGAAAATCAGGGACGAGCTTTCAAAAAAAGATGCAAGAAATGCTGAGAGATACAAAATTCACACAAAGGAAATTATCACTTCTCTTACGAATATTTCTTCCAAGTTTGATAAACTCTTATCAGGTAGAAAAAATGCTGTTGTCATTCTGGACCACCCTTCTTATTTCTATCTATTTAAGAGATACAACATAGATATTTTGTCCGTTGAAGAAGGACATGGGAAGCAACCATCAGCAAAGCATATAAAAGAAATCGTTGAAGAAGCAAAGAAGAACAAATTAATAGGCATTTTCGTTGGACCGCAATTCAACAAATCGGGCATCGAAACAATTTCCAAGGAACTGAAGAGGAATTACAAAATCTTAGATCCAATCGGCGCAAAGGCTAAGAGTATTACTGAACTTTTTGAAAGTGCTTATGTATCAATCAAGGAGGCGCTCGATGGAAAATAA
- a CDS encoding Fur family transcriptional regulator, translated as MVRMTKNKEKVFNEIMNSSVPLTAYEVSRALPGMSLTTVYRALDYLSKNGYIKSFSLGEFTYYYSAATHRHFFRCSKCGRLFPIEDCYMEDYEREISKRYGFEIEEHFILFSGLCQECREKLE; from the coding sequence ATGGTTCGGATGACAAAGAATAAAGAGAAGGTTTTCAATGAGATAATGAATTCATCAGTTCCTTTGACGGCATATGAGGTAAGCCGGGCTCTTCCTGGTATGAGCCTTACAACTGTTTACCGTGCTCTTGATTATTTATCGAAGAACGGATATATAAAGAGCTTCTCTCTTGGGGAATTCACATACTATTATTCAGCCGCAACACACAGGCACTTTTTCAGGTGTTCGAAATGTGGAAGATTGTTCCCAATCGAAGATTGCTACATGGAAGATTATGAAAGAGAGATTTCAAAGCGCTACGGTTTTGAGATAGAAGAGCACTTTATTCTTTTCTCTGGACTTTGCCAAGAGTGTCGGGAAAAATTAGAATAG
- a CDS encoding Fe(3+) ABC transporter substrate-binding protein: protein MKFRSLFLVLSFLLLAGTVLLANGVVNVYTDRHYETDDAIFKLFEQSTNIKVNVLKIGSDELVQRLKLEGKNTQADLIIVADVGRLYSAKEEGLLQPVKSEFLNRVIPEKFRDVDNYWFALTKRARVIVYSKERVNPSEIKTYQDLANPKWKGKILVRTSAHVYNRSLLASLIALHGEDYARDWASKIVSNLAREPKGNDRDQIKAIAAGVGDIAIVNSYYVGLMINSSDPEERSAVSKIGVIFPNPTHVNISGMGLVRYAKNHHNAIKLMEFLLSPKVQKMYADANYEFPINPEVEPGELLKSWGTFTEQNIRLSRIGELGSKAAMIFNIVGWK, encoded by the coding sequence ATGAAGTTTAGGAGCTTGTTTTTGGTACTGAGCTTTTTACTTTTGGCTGGAACTGTTCTTTTAGCAAATGGCGTGGTGAACGTCTATACTGACAGACATTATGAAACTGACGATGCTATTTTCAAGCTATTCGAGCAATCGACAAACATTAAAGTTAACGTGCTTAAAATTGGTTCTGATGAATTAGTTCAGCGACTTAAACTTGAAGGCAAGAATACGCAAGCTGACCTTATCATCGTTGCGGATGTTGGAAGGTTATATTCAGCAAAAGAAGAAGGTTTGCTCCAGCCTGTGAAGAGTGAATTTCTAAATCGTGTAATTCCAGAAAAGTTCCGCGACGTTGATAACTATTGGTTCGCACTTACGAAAAGAGCAAGGGTTATAGTCTATTCAAAAGAGCGAGTAAATCCATCTGAGATAAAAACATATCAGGATTTGGCGAACCCAAAGTGGAAGGGTAAGATTCTTGTTAGAACATCAGCACATGTTTATAACCGCTCGCTTCTTGCTTCTCTAATTGCTTTGCACGGTGAAGATTATGCTCGCGACTGGGCTTCAAAGATAGTTTCTAATCTGGCTCGCGAACCGAAAGGAAATGACAGAGATCAGATAAAAGCTATCGCCGCTGGTGTTGGTGACATCGCTATCGTTAACAGCTATTATGTAGGGCTCATGATTAATTCAAGCGACCCAGAAGAACGTTCAGCTGTGAGCAAGATTGGAGTTATATTCCCGAATCCTACACATGTTAATATCAGTGGTATGGGATTAGTAAGGTATGCAAAGAATCACCACAACGCTATCAAGTTAATGGAATTCCTCCTATCGCCCAAAGTTCAAAAGATGTATGCAGATGCAAATTATGAATTCCCAATTAATCCAGAGGTTGAGCCGGGAGAGTTGTTGAAATCTTGGGGAACATTCACAGAGCAAAACATAAGGCTTTCCAGAATAGGTGAACTTGGCAGCAAGGCAGCAATGATATTCAATATAGTTGGATGGAAATAA